One Agrococcus jenensis genomic region harbors:
- a CDS encoding metallophosphoesterase family protein yields the protein MTTRLLLLSDTHVPKRARAVQGQVWQLVDEADVVIHAGDWVDIGLLDELEGRARRLIGVAGNNDGAALWDRLGEVARVDVEGVRIAVVHETGSAAGRERRCDERFGPRADDPCDVLVFGHSHIPWDSTTPGGLRLLNPGSPTDRRRQPVGTVMTAVVDGGRLHSVTLVPTPR from the coding sequence GTGACGACGCGCCTGCTGCTGCTGAGCGACACGCACGTGCCGAAGCGGGCGAGGGCCGTGCAGGGGCAGGTCTGGCAGCTCGTCGACGAGGCGGACGTCGTCATCCACGCCGGCGACTGGGTCGACATCGGGCTGCTCGACGAGCTCGAGGGGCGCGCGCGCCGGCTGATCGGCGTCGCGGGCAACAACGACGGCGCGGCGCTCTGGGATCGGCTCGGCGAGGTCGCGCGGGTCGACGTCGAGGGCGTGCGCATCGCGGTCGTCCACGAGACCGGTTCGGCCGCCGGCAGGGAGCGGCGCTGCGACGAGCGCTTCGGGCCCCGCGCCGACGACCCGTGCGACGTGCTCGTCTTCGGGCACTCCCACATCCCCTGGGACTCCACCACCCCCGGCGGCCTCCGGCTCCTGAACCCGGGCTCCCCGACCGATCGGCGTCGGCAGCCGGTCGGCACGGTGATGACGGCCGTCGTCGACGGCGGTCGCCTGCACTCGGTGACGCTGGTCCCGACACCGCGCTGA
- a CDS encoding pyridoxamine 5'-phosphate oxidase family protein — MEQIDFEQFWREYRLCMLASPRPDGTIHQVPVGATFDAERQLVRVITSGSSYKARNLRRHPGSRVAVSQVEGRWWSTVEGRATVSAEPERVAEAVRRYAERYRQPRPNPERVVIEIEVERLLGNVQPG, encoded by the coding sequence ATGGAGCAGATCGACTTCGAGCAGTTCTGGCGGGAGTACCGGCTGTGCATGCTGGCGTCGCCGCGCCCGGACGGCACGATCCACCAGGTGCCCGTCGGCGCGACGTTCGACGCCGAGCGGCAGCTCGTGCGGGTCATCACGTCGGGCTCGAGCTACAAGGCCCGCAACCTGCGCAGGCATCCCGGCAGCCGGGTCGCCGTCTCGCAGGTGGAGGGCCGCTGGTGGAGCACCGTCGAGGGCCGCGCCACGGTCTCTGCGGAGCCCGAGCGCGTCGCCGAGGCAGTGCGCCGGTACGCCGAGCGCTACCGCCAGCCGCGACCGAACCCCGAGCGCGTGGTGATCGAGATCGAGGTCGAGCGGCTGCTCGGCAACGTGCAGCCGGGCTGA
- a CDS encoding 4a-hydroxytetrahydrobiopterin dehydratase, with translation MDMLGGGQIAAAGLIDWRKLAQGLHARYVIDEFATGARFITAVGEAGDAIGHHPIVSMGSGYIDLELISDDAIYRDGEGTEHVVGWVTQQDIDLARSISEVAADHGLQADPASVSHIELGLDTAGSSTIAPVWAALLTGSADSQGRGSPTDEIRDATGRVPNLWFGDAGEGSASRQRFHVEVYVAPEVREQRIAAAVAAGGTVVDDSQAPSLTVIADQDGNTGVLCVDVSAAPQS, from the coding sequence ATGGACATGCTGGGGGGCGGGCAGATCGCCGCGGCCGGACTCATCGATTGGCGCAAGCTCGCGCAGGGCCTGCACGCCCGCTACGTCATCGACGAGTTCGCGACGGGTGCGCGCTTCATCACGGCGGTGGGGGAGGCGGGCGACGCGATCGGCCACCACCCCATCGTCTCGATGGGCAGCGGGTACATCGACCTCGAGCTCATCAGCGACGATGCGATCTACCGCGACGGCGAGGGCACCGAGCACGTCGTCGGCTGGGTCACCCAGCAGGACATCGACCTCGCGCGCAGCATCTCGGAGGTCGCCGCCGACCACGGGCTCCAGGCCGATCCGGCGTCCGTGAGCCACATCGAGCTCGGCCTCGACACGGCCGGCTCCTCGACCATCGCGCCGGTGTGGGCCGCGCTGCTCACCGGAAGCGCCGACTCGCAGGGCCGAGGGTCGCCCACCGACGAGATCCGCGACGCCACCGGGCGGGTGCCGAACCTGTGGTTCGGCGACGCCGGCGAGGGGTCGGCCTCGCGCCAGCGCTTCCACGTCGAGGTCTACGTCGCCCCCGAGGTGCGCGAGCAGCGGATCGCCGCAGCCGTCGCCGCCGGCGGGACTGTCGTCGACGACAGCCAGGCGCCCTCGCTGACCGTGATCGCCGATCAGGACGGCAACACGGGCGTCCTCTGCGTCGACGTGTCGGCGGCACCGCAGAGCTGA
- a CDS encoding sigma-70 family RNA polymerase sigma factor, with translation MPPDDASRLGALYDAHAAPVWRYVVHLTGDRAGADDVVQETLLRAWRTPKILEDPATARSWMLTVARHLVIDETRSARRRHEVLLPETPERESPDATDALFEAMLIEEALALLSLEHRSVIVRAYYGGRSIAAIADELGIPEGTVKSRLHYGLRALRLALQEKGVTR, from the coding sequence GTGCCACCCGATGACGCGAGCCGGCTCGGTGCGCTCTACGACGCGCACGCCGCGCCGGTATGGCGCTACGTCGTCCACCTGACCGGTGACCGGGCCGGCGCGGACGACGTCGTCCAGGAGACGCTGCTGCGCGCATGGCGCACGCCGAAGATCCTCGAGGACCCGGCGACGGCGCGCTCCTGGATGCTGACGGTCGCGCGCCACCTCGTGATCGACGAGACCCGCAGCGCGCGGCGGCGGCACGAGGTGCTGCTGCCGGAGACGCCGGAGCGGGAGTCGCCCGACGCCACCGACGCGCTGTTCGAGGCCATGCTCATCGAGGAGGCGCTCGCGCTGCTGAGCCTCGAGCACCGCAGCGTCATCGTGCGCGCCTACTACGGCGGGCGCTCGATCGCCGCCATCGCCGACGAGCTCGGCATCCCGGAGGGAACCGTGAAGTCGCGCCTCCACTACGGCCTGCGCGCGCTGCGCCTGGCGCTGCAGGAGAAGGGGGTCACTCGATGA
- a CDS encoding COG4315 family predicted lipoprotein, protein MTSRTTTAALAAGLLVIALAGCASPSTDSSSPPPVSPSEEAPSSSSEEPSTSAMLMVADSDVGEIVVDGDGMTVYMFDNDTQGAGASVCEGDCATNWPAVTTESEAPEVEGVTGEVGTIEGVDGATQVTLNGWPLYSFAGDSAAGDVAGQGVGGVWWVLSTAGERMAE, encoded by the coding sequence ATGACTTCGAGGACCACCACGGCGGCACTGGCCGCCGGACTGCTCGTCATCGCGCTCGCCGGCTGCGCGAGCCCGTCGACCGACTCCAGCTCGCCGCCGCCTGTGTCGCCCTCCGAGGAGGCGCCGTCGAGCTCCTCCGAGGAGCCCAGCACCTCGGCGATGCTCATGGTCGCCGACTCCGACGTGGGCGAGATCGTCGTCGACGGCGACGGCATGACCGTCTACATGTTCGACAACGACACCCAGGGCGCCGGCGCGAGCGTGTGCGAGGGGGACTGCGCGACCAATTGGCCCGCGGTCACCACCGAGTCGGAGGCCCCTGAGGTCGAGGGCGTCACCGGCGAGGTGGGCACGATCGAGGGCGTCGACGGCGCCACGCAGGTGACGCTGAACGGCTGGCCGCTCTACTCCTTCGCAGGCGACAGCGCCGCGGGCGACGTCGCGGGCCAGGGCGTCGGCGGCGTCTGGTGGGTGCTGTCAACGGCGGGGGAGCGCATGGCCGAGTGA
- a CDS encoding oxygenase MpaB family protein, producing the protein MVQTLRARLLTALSGDPGGSPAWIRELAEGDDAGHFAAGGAAWTVHGSMATLVAGIRALLLQALHPGAMAGVHDWSTYRQDPLGRLSGTVRWVVCVTYGSTAQADRETARVARFHRRVEGAYVDGTGAERSYSAGDPALAEWVHLAFTDAFLTCQQVWGEPIPGGPDAYVEEWSRAGRLMRVAEPPTTEAELRRRLRGYLERGELRGDERVREVVSFLRRPMLPGAAGIGYRLLFEGAVATIPRPYRRLLGLRRSPLPVVTGTRIVLAIAGRALASGEGKRAQDWARERLARLRQADAPST; encoded by the coding sequence ATGGTGCAGACGCTCCGGGCTCGGCTGCTGACGGCGCTGTCGGGCGATCCCGGCGGGTCGCCGGCATGGATCCGCGAGCTCGCCGAGGGCGACGACGCCGGTCACTTCGCCGCGGGCGGCGCCGCGTGGACCGTGCACGGCAGCATGGCGACGCTCGTCGCCGGCATCCGCGCACTGCTCCTCCAGGCGCTCCACCCGGGCGCGATGGCGGGCGTCCATGACTGGTCGACGTATCGGCAGGACCCCCTCGGGCGCCTGTCGGGCACCGTGCGCTGGGTCGTCTGCGTGACCTACGGCTCGACGGCGCAGGCCGACCGCGAGACGGCACGGGTCGCGCGGTTCCACCGCCGCGTCGAGGGCGCGTACGTCGACGGGACGGGCGCGGAGCGCAGCTACAGCGCCGGCGATCCGGCGCTCGCGGAGTGGGTGCACCTGGCGTTCACGGATGCGTTCCTCACCTGCCAGCAGGTGTGGGGCGAGCCCATCCCCGGCGGCCCGGATGCCTACGTCGAGGAGTGGTCGCGCGCGGGCAGGCTCATGCGCGTCGCCGAGCCGCCGACGACCGAGGCCGAGCTGCGCCGGCGGCTGCGCGGCTACCTCGAGCGCGGCGAGCTGCGCGGGGACGAGCGCGTGCGCGAGGTCGTCTCGTTCCTGCGACGCCCGATGCTGCCCGGCGCCGCCGGCATCGGCTACCGGCTGCTCTTCGAGGGCGCGGTCGCGACGATCCCGCGCCCCTACCGGCGCCTGCTCGGCCTGCGCCGCTCGCCGCTCCCCGTCGTGACGGGCACGCGCATCGTGCTCGCGATCGCCGGCCGAGCGCTCGCGTCGGGCGAGGGCAAGCGGGCCCAGGACTGGGCGCGCGAGCGGCTCGCGCGGCTGCGCCAGGCGGACGCCCCCTCGACGTGA
- a CDS encoding LysR family transcriptional regulator: MGMKIEQLRSFEAVARIGSFTRAAEELFLAQPSLSRQIAALEDEAGTPLLHRAPAGVTLTPAGEVLLPIARRMLADASAAREQLDELAGLRRGSVRLGAPPTLCVSLVADVLAAYRAAHPDIELHITEGGSRSLVQAMDEGALDLALVVTRGAGAMAPGTELVPLLSEELVVISSAARGSAGEGLLPARRGVTLAQLATMPQVAFNRSYDLRVATDAAFASAGLTPTIAVEGAEMDAVLRFVERGIGVAVVPAMVVIDRPGLRSMRLLRPQLSRTVNLARRTGVGPSAAAAAMQDVIFEMVARVAAPGTELADRVDVAPRGERD; encoded by the coding sequence ATGGGCATGAAGATCGAGCAGCTCCGTTCCTTCGAGGCCGTCGCTCGCATCGGCAGCTTCACGAGAGCGGCTGAGGAGCTCTTCCTCGCACAGCCGTCGTTGAGCAGGCAGATCGCCGCGCTGGAGGACGAGGCCGGCACCCCGCTGCTCCACCGGGCGCCCGCAGGCGTGACGCTCACGCCGGCGGGGGAGGTGCTGCTGCCGATCGCGCGCCGCATGCTCGCCGACGCGAGCGCCGCTCGTGAGCAGCTCGACGAGCTCGCCGGGCTCCGCCGCGGCAGCGTGCGCCTCGGCGCCCCGCCGACGCTGTGCGTGTCGCTCGTGGCCGACGTGCTGGCGGCGTATCGCGCAGCGCATCCCGACATCGAGCTGCACATCACCGAAGGCGGCTCCCGCTCGCTCGTGCAGGCGATGGACGAGGGAGCGCTCGACCTCGCGCTCGTGGTGACGCGCGGTGCGGGGGCGATGGCGCCGGGCACGGAGCTCGTGCCGCTGCTGTCGGAGGAGCTGGTGGTGATCTCGTCGGCCGCGCGAGGGAGCGCGGGGGAGGGGCTGCTCCCGGCGCGCCGCGGGGTCACGCTGGCGCAGCTCGCGACGATGCCGCAGGTGGCGTTCAACCGCAGCTACGACCTCCGCGTCGCGACCGACGCCGCGTTCGCGTCGGCCGGGCTCACGCCGACGATCGCGGTGGAGGGCGCCGAGATGGATGCGGTGCTGCGGTTCGTCGAGCGCGGGATCGGGGTGGCGGTCGTGCCCGCGATGGTCGTCATCGATCGTCCCGGGCTGCGGAGCATGAGGCTCCTGCGCCCGCAGCTCTCGCGCACCGTGAACCTCGCCCGCCGCACGGGCGTCGGCCCGTCCGCGGCGGCCGCCGCGATGCAGGACGTCATCTTCGAGATGGTCGCCCGCGTCGCGGCGCCCGGCACGGAGCTCGCGGACCGCGTCGACGTCGCGCCGCGTGGCGAGCGCGACTGA
- a CDS encoding FAD-binding protein, whose translation MTAPHTSERILSTSVLVIGTGGAGLRASIELAQQGVQVLAVGKRRKHDAHTTLAAGGMNAALATMDHEDTWQQHAADTLRESYFLADPAIVETVAQGAARAIAELEEWGMPFAREEDGRISQRFFGAHTYRRTAYAGDYTGLELQRTLMRRAAALQVQIIDTIYITRLLVADGTIFGAYGFDIVDGTPVQIHADAVILAAGGHTRIWRHTSSRRDENTGDTFRLAALAGARIRDAELVQFHPSGLLEPDDAAGTLVSEAARGEGGILTNALGERYMERYDPERMELSTRDRVALASFTEIAEGRGTEKGGVYLDVSHLPRERILQQLPRVYRTLIDLQMLDITTTKMEIAPTAHYSMGGVWVAADDHSTGVDGLYAIGEASSGLHGANRLGGNSLIELLVYGRITGEHAAAYVAARTEVRRDPAAVELARQEMTALLRDGGDESARRLQRAVRDLMSEHAGVVRTEQGLRAGLESLAVLEERAQHVTAHPDIAGFDDLAHAFDLLGSLLAARATLECALERRETRGCHNRADFPETDVTLQGNFVWSPSGGVSFEPLAPAPESFRALAEAGVDDSVAGKLVE comes from the coding sequence ATGACCGCACCGCACACGTCCGAGCGCATCCTCTCGACCTCCGTCCTCGTCATCGGCACCGGCGGCGCCGGGCTGCGCGCCTCCATCGAGCTCGCGCAGCAGGGCGTCCAGGTGCTCGCCGTCGGCAAGCGACGCAAGCACGACGCCCACACGACGCTCGCCGCGGGCGGGATGAACGCCGCCCTCGCGACGATGGATCACGAGGACACCTGGCAGCAGCACGCCGCCGACACGCTGCGCGAGTCGTACTTCCTCGCCGACCCGGCCATCGTCGAGACCGTCGCGCAGGGCGCCGCACGCGCGATCGCGGAGCTCGAGGAGTGGGGCATGCCGTTCGCGCGCGAGGAGGACGGCCGCATCTCGCAGCGCTTCTTCGGCGCCCACACCTACCGCCGCACGGCCTACGCCGGCGACTACACCGGCCTCGAGCTGCAGCGCACGCTGATGCGCCGTGCCGCCGCCCTGCAGGTGCAGATCATCGACACGATCTACATCACGCGCCTCCTGGTCGCCGACGGCACGATCTTCGGCGCCTATGGCTTCGACATCGTGGACGGCACGCCCGTGCAGATCCACGCGGATGCCGTGATCCTGGCCGCAGGCGGGCACACGCGCATCTGGCGGCACACGTCGTCGCGCCGGGACGAGAACACCGGCGACACCTTCCGGCTGGCCGCCCTCGCCGGGGCGCGGATCCGCGACGCCGAGCTCGTGCAGTTCCACCCGTCCGGCCTGCTCGAGCCCGACGACGCGGCCGGGACCCTGGTGTCAGAGGCCGCGCGCGGCGAGGGCGGGATCCTCACGAACGCCCTCGGGGAGCGCTACATGGAGCGCTACGACCCCGAGCGGATGGAGCTGTCGACCCGCGACCGCGTGGCCCTCGCGAGCTTCACGGAGATCGCGGAGGGGCGCGGCACCGAGAAGGGCGGCGTCTACCTCGACGTGTCGCACCTCCCGCGCGAGCGCATCCTGCAGCAGCTGCCGAGGGTGTACCGCACGCTCATCGACCTGCAGATGCTCGACATCACCACGACGAAGATGGAGATCGCGCCGACCGCGCACTACTCGATGGGCGGCGTGTGGGTCGCGGCCGACGACCACAGCACCGGCGTCGACGGGCTCTACGCGATCGGCGAGGCATCGTCGGGACTGCACGGCGCGAACCGCCTCGGCGGCAACTCGCTCATCGAGCTGCTCGTCTACGGACGCATCACCGGCGAGCACGCCGCGGCCTACGTCGCCGCGCGCACCGAGGTGCGCCGCGATCCCGCAGCGGTCGAGCTCGCTCGTCAGGAGATGACGGCGCTGCTGCGCGATGGCGGCGACGAGTCCGCGCGCCGGCTGCAGCGCGCCGTCCGCGATCTCATGTCCGAGCATGCGGGCGTCGTGCGCACCGAGCAGGGCCTGCGCGCCGGGCTGGAGTCGCTCGCGGTGCTCGAGGAGCGCGCCCAGCACGTCACCGCGCATCCCGACATCGCCGGCTTCGACGACCTCGCGCATGCCTTCGACCTGCTCGGCTCGCTGCTCGCGGCTCGCGCCACGCTGGAGTGCGCGTTGGAGCGGCGCGAGACGCGCGGCTGCCACAACCGGGCCGACTTCCCCGAGACGGATGTGACCCTGCAGGGCAACTTCGTGTGGTCGCCGAGCGGGGGCGTCAGCTTCGAGCCCCTCGCGCCGGCCCCGGAGAGCTTCCGGGCGCTCGCGGAGGCGGGCGTCGACGACTCGGTGGCTGGCAAGCTCGTCGAGTAG
- a CDS encoding serine/threonine-protein kinase, giving the protein MQAVDPLQPGSVLVGRYRLGALLGSGGMAFVHRATDEVLRREVALKVLVPTTSDSTELQRVRSEIDLLATLSHRALVTLFDAGSTTLDGRDITYLVMELVDGPTLAARLALGPPPEPDVARMARDLAEALVVVHASGVVHRDLKPANILLAPSPLPGREFDAKLADFGIASLVDAARLTATGMVLGTAAYLSPEQATGARVGPSSDVYSLGLVLLESLTGQREFPGTMIESLSARLTRDPVIPGSVGYEWKSLLTAMTARDPAARPTAAAVLDRLADVAGGAPLLVGAAAATAAAMAPSPAPTAALPAHAGATGSATTTADTAPAQASRRPRRRPWMLVGGVAAAVAIVGAVVAFTLQGLPTTPAAVAPTDSSVPAVAVTPPPATSEPVVVDPVVEQPVVEQPVVQQPVVEQPVEEPVVNEPATNTGNNGNGNGGAGNGGSGSGNGGGGSGAGSGGGGGGGSGNGGGGNGGGGNGGGGNGNGGNGNG; this is encoded by the coding sequence ATGCAGGCAGTGGATCCGCTCCAGCCAGGGAGCGTGCTCGTCGGACGGTATCGGCTCGGCGCGCTGCTCGGCTCCGGCGGGATGGCGTTCGTCCATCGCGCCACCGACGAGGTGCTGCGCCGCGAGGTCGCGCTCAAGGTGCTCGTGCCCACGACCTCGGATTCGACCGAGCTGCAGCGCGTCCGGTCGGAGATCGACCTGCTCGCCACGCTGAGCCATCGGGCGCTCGTCACGCTCTTCGACGCGGGCAGCACGACGCTCGACGGCCGCGACATCACCTACCTGGTGATGGAGCTCGTCGACGGGCCGACGCTCGCCGCGCGGCTCGCCCTCGGGCCGCCTCCCGAGCCCGACGTCGCCCGGATGGCGCGCGACCTCGCGGAGGCGCTCGTCGTCGTCCACGCGAGTGGCGTCGTGCACCGCGACCTCAAGCCGGCGAACATCCTGCTCGCGCCCTCGCCGCTGCCCGGACGCGAGTTCGACGCCAAGCTCGCGGACTTCGGCATCGCCTCGCTCGTCGACGCCGCGCGGCTCACCGCCACGGGCATGGTGCTCGGCACCGCGGCCTACCTCAGCCCCGAGCAGGCGACCGGCGCACGCGTCGGCCCGTCGTCGGACGTCTACTCGCTGGGGCTGGTGCTGCTGGAGTCGCTCACCGGCCAGCGCGAGTTCCCCGGCACCATGATCGAGTCGCTCAGCGCCAGGCTCACTCGCGACCCGGTCATCCCCGGGTCCGTCGGCTACGAGTGGAAGTCGCTGCTCACCGCCATGACCGCGCGTGACCCGGCAGCGCGCCCCACCGCCGCTGCGGTGCTCGACCGGCTCGCCGATGTGGCCGGCGGGGCGCCCCTGCTCGTCGGTGCCGCGGCCGCGACGGCCGCCGCGATGGCGCCGAGCCCGGCGCCGACGGCAGCGCTGCCCGCTCACGCCGGGGCGACCGGATCGGCCACCACCACCGCCGACACAGCGCCGGCGCAGGCGAGCAGACGTCCGCGCCGACGGCCGTGGATGCTCGTCGGCGGCGTCGCCGCGGCCGTCGCGATCGTCGGGGCGGTGGTGGCGTTCACGCTCCAGGGACTGCCGACCACGCCGGCAGCGGTGGCGCCGACGGACTCGTCCGTGCCGGCAGTCGCGGTGACGCCGCCGCCCGCGACCTCGGAGCCGGTGGTGGTGGATCCGGTCGTCGAGCAGCCCGTCGTCGAGCAGCCCGTCGTCCAGCAGCCGGTCGTGGAGCAGCCGGTCGAGGAGCCGGTCGTGAACGAGCCCGCCACCAACACCGGCAACAACGGGAACGGCAACGGCGGTGCCGGCAACGGCGGCTCGGGCAGCGGCAACGGGGGCGGCGGCAGCGGGGCTGGCTCCGGCGGCGGCGGCGGGGGCGGCTCGGGCAACGGCGGCGGCGGCAACGGCGGCGGCGGCAACGGCGGCGGCGGCAACGGGAACGGCGGCAACGGGAACGGCTGA
- a CDS encoding zf-HC2 domain-containing protein, with protein MSREHADFADWDAAYLLGALSLPDRRAFEEHLESCERCARAVAEIAPTLGLLARVDPVHAASLLEREHVEPPLSPAMGGRAELLARAARERWRTRLRWTGGAAAAAAILAAVVVSASALLAPAPREALAVELVSVVDAPLAASVDLVSVGWGTRMELECSYGGERVDDAYGVPYALVVEDVDGNTSEVSSWRAEPGATARLTAASALDVDRIAAIEIRLEESGEVLMRADLADG; from the coding sequence ATGAGCCGCGAGCACGCGGACTTCGCGGACTGGGATGCCGCCTACCTGCTGGGCGCGCTCAGCCTGCCGGATCGCCGCGCCTTCGAGGAGCACCTCGAGTCGTGCGAGCGCTGCGCGCGCGCGGTCGCCGAGATCGCGCCGACGCTGGGGCTGCTGGCGCGGGTCGATCCGGTGCACGCGGCGTCGCTGCTCGAGCGCGAGCACGTCGAGCCGCCGCTCAGCCCGGCGATGGGCGGCCGCGCGGAGCTGCTCGCCCGCGCCGCGCGCGAGCGCTGGCGCACCCGGCTGCGGTGGACCGGCGGAGCGGCGGCCGCGGCGGCCATCCTCGCCGCGGTGGTGGTGTCGGCGAGCGCCCTGCTCGCTCCGGCCCCGCGCGAGGCGCTGGCGGTGGAGCTCGTCTCGGTGGTGGACGCGCCGCTGGCGGCGAGCGTCGACCTCGTCTCGGTCGGATGGGGCACGCGCATGGAGCTCGAGTGCAGCTACGGCGGCGAGCGCGTGGACGACGCGTACGGCGTGCCGTACGCGCTCGTCGTGGAGGACGTCGACGGCAACACGAGCGAGGTCTCGAGCTGGCGGGCCGAGCCCGGCGCGACGGCGCGGCTCACCGCTGCGTCGGCGCTCGACGTCGACCGGATCGCGGCCATCGAGATCCGCCTCGAGGAGAGCGGTGAGGTGCTCATGCGTGCAGACCTTGCGGACGGGTGA
- a CDS encoding cupredoxin domain-containing protein: MTRRRTTAAALIAAMGLALAACSGGTGAAPSSEPVEPSASTAPSASSGASETAAPSEGTTATALIGMVGTADDPDAYEIALTDESGAPVTTLPAGDYTLTFADRSAAHNFHLTGPGGVDVATDLAGVDESTVEITLEPGTYLFVCDPHVSSMSGQVEVTA; this comes from the coding sequence ATGACCCGCAGACGCACGACCGCAGCAGCACTGATCGCCGCGATGGGCCTGGCGCTGGCCGCATGCAGCGGCGGCACCGGCGCCGCCCCCTCATCCGAGCCCGTCGAGCCCAGCGCGTCGACCGCGCCGAGCGCGTCGTCCGGCGCGAGCGAGACGGCCGCACCGAGCGAGGGCACGACTGCCACCGCGCTCATCGGCATGGTCGGCACCGCCGACGATCCGGATGCGTACGAGATCGCGCTGACCGACGAGAGCGGCGCCCCGGTCACCACCCTGCCGGCCGGCGACTACACGCTCACGTTCGCCGACCGCTCCGCCGCGCACAACTTCCACCTCACCGGACCGGGGGGTGTCGACGTCGCCACCGACCTCGCCGGCGTCGACGAGTCGACCGTCGAGATCACGCTCGAGCCCGGCACCTACCTCTTCGTGTGCGACCCGCACGTGTCGAGCATGAGCGGCCAGGTCGAGGTCACCGCCTGA
- a CDS encoding AraC family transcriptional regulator, which yields MIAALNRLVELVEEHLEGEIDVARLARERGTTEYHVRRMFSSLAGMPLSDYVRRRRMTVAAAELLGDGDLLGIAVRYGYGSTEAFGRAFRAVHGASPAAVRRDGGPLRTQPQLRFRLSVEGSTTMDTRIAERPAFRLIGHAARVPLIHQGVNPHIQAHIAALPADEHARLKALSSEQPAGLLQVSADVDPDYTEGRELTYLHGVAVAEGAPVADDLDAIEVPAGTWAVFRSEGPHPAALQSVWAATASDWFPSNPWRLRPGPSIVAVLDRAADFSTATCELWLPVERAGIEPSPTASA from the coding sequence GTGATCGCAGCGCTCAACCGGCTCGTCGAGCTCGTCGAGGAGCACCTCGAGGGCGAGATCGACGTCGCCCGCCTCGCGCGGGAGCGCGGCACGACGGAGTACCACGTGCGCCGGATGTTCTCCTCACTCGCCGGGATGCCGCTCTCGGACTACGTGCGGCGCCGCCGCATGACGGTCGCCGCTGCCGAGCTGCTCGGGGACGGCGACCTGCTCGGGATCGCGGTGCGCTACGGGTACGGCTCGACCGAGGCGTTCGGCCGCGCGTTCCGGGCGGTGCACGGCGCGAGCCCGGCTGCCGTGCGCCGCGATGGCGGCCCCCTTCGCACACAACCGCAGCTCAGGTTCCGCCTGAGCGTCGAAGGGAGCACCACCATGGACACCCGCATCGCAGAGCGTCCGGCATTCCGGCTCATCGGCCACGCCGCCCGCGTGCCGCTCATCCACCAGGGCGTCAACCCGCACATCCAGGCGCACATCGCGGCGCTGCCGGCCGACGAGCACGCTCGGCTGAAGGCGCTCAGCAGCGAGCAGCCCGCCGGACTGCTGCAGGTCAGCGCCGACGTCGACCCCGACTACACCGAGGGCCGCGAGCTCACGTACCTCCACGGCGTCGCCGTCGCCGAGGGGGCCCCCGTGGCCGACGACCTGGACGCCATCGAGGTGCCGGCCGGCACGTGGGCGGTCTTCCGCAGCGAGGGACCGCATCCGGCGGCGCTCCAGTCCGTCTGGGCGGCGACGGCGAGCGACTGGTTCCCCTCCAATCCGTGGCGGCTGCGCCCGGGTCCGTCGATCGTGGCGGTCCTCGACCGCGCGGCCGACTTCAGCACGGCGACGTGCGAGCTGTGGCTCCCGGTGGAGCGGGCCGGCATCGAGCCGTCTCCGACCGCGAGCGCATGA
- a CDS encoding DUF2231 domain-containing protein, producing the protein MDLLPASGAFEITGLPLHPLLVHAVVVLVPLTALAMVLGSLWPAARRRLGIVTPLAALLLVALVPVTVAAGEALAALVGAAPAVQTHEGYGRMLLPWVIGMFVVAAAQWAWFRWGAAEHLAPPRRGARAIPAVLAVLAIGVAAGSVGMVALIGDSGARAVWGGFVGTAG; encoded by the coding sequence ATGGACCTGCTTCCCGCCTCCGGCGCCTTCGAGATCACCGGCCTCCCGCTGCACCCGCTCCTCGTCCACGCCGTCGTCGTGCTCGTGCCGCTGACGGCGCTCGCGATGGTGCTGGGCAGCCTCTGGCCTGCCGCGCGCAGGCGGCTCGGCATCGTCACACCGCTCGCGGCGCTGCTGCTCGTGGCCCTCGTGCCTGTCACCGTCGCTGCCGGAGAGGCGCTGGCGGCGCTCGTCGGCGCGGCCCCGGCCGTGCAGACCCATGAGGGGTACGGACGGATGCTGCTGCCGTGGGTGATCGGGATGTTCGTCGTCGCCGCGGCGCAGTGGGCGTGGTTCCGCTGGGGCGCGGCGGAGCACCTCGCGCCGCCCCGCCGCGGCGCTCGGGCGATCCCGGCGGTGCTCGCCGTGCTGGCGATCGGCGTCGCGGCGGGCAGCGTCGGCATGGTGGCGCTGATCGGCGACTCGGGTGCGCGCGCCGTCTGGGGCGGGTTCGTCGGCACCGCCGGCTGA